A single Desulfovibrio piger DNA region contains:
- the sctN gene encoding type III secretion system ATPase SctN, with translation MAFEYIGDLLEEAVRDVNPLETRGRVEQVVGTIIRAVVPGVKVGELCLLRNPWEDWSLKAEVVGFVRNVALLSPLGNMQGISPATEVIPTGEILSVPVGHELLGRVVDGLGQAMDGGPAIRTRTHYPLVAEAPNPMTRKVISKPISLGLRVIDGVLTCGEGQRMGIFAAAGGGKSTLLSSILKGCTADVCVLALIGERGREVREFIERDIGPEGRKKAVLVVSTSDRSSMERLKAAYTATAIAEYFRDQGRSVLLMMDSVTRFGRAQREIGLAAGEPPTRRGFPPSVFSELPKLMERAGNSDKGSITALYTVLVEGDDMTEPIADETRSILDGHIVLSRKLAAANHYPAIDVQASVSRVMNAVVDKEHKAAAQALRKILAKYAEVELLVQIGEYKKGADAEADFALGHIQAVNDFLRQGLEEKSSFEETLAALKKVVL, from the coding sequence GGGCACCATCATCCGTGCCGTGGTCCCCGGTGTGAAGGTGGGGGAACTCTGCCTGCTGCGCAATCCCTGGGAAGACTGGAGCCTCAAGGCCGAGGTGGTGGGCTTCGTCAGGAACGTGGCCCTGCTGTCGCCCCTGGGCAACATGCAGGGCATCTCCCCGGCCACGGAAGTCATCCCCACGGGCGAGATCCTTTCCGTCCCCGTGGGCCATGAGCTGCTGGGCCGTGTGGTGGACGGTCTGGGGCAGGCCATGGACGGCGGTCCGGCCATCAGGACGCGCACCCACTATCCGCTGGTGGCCGAAGCGCCCAATCCCATGACCCGCAAGGTCATCAGCAAGCCCATCTCCCTGGGCCTGCGCGTCATCGACGGTGTGCTGACCTGCGGGGAAGGGCAGCGCATGGGCATCTTCGCCGCGGCAGGCGGCGGCAAGTCCACCTTGCTGTCCAGTATCCTCAAGGGCTGCACGGCCGATGTCTGCGTGCTGGCGCTCATCGGTGAACGCGGCCGCGAAGTGCGGGAATTCATCGAACGCGACATCGGCCCGGAAGGCCGCAAAAAGGCCGTGCTCGTGGTCTCCACGTCGGACCGTTCCTCCATGGAGCGGCTCAAGGCCGCCTATACGGCCACGGCCATTGCCGAATATTTTCGTGATCAGGGCAGGAGCGTATTGCTGATGATGGATTCCGTGACCCGCTTCGGACGCGCCCAGCGCGAGATCGGTCTGGCGGCCGGAGAACCGCCGACTCGCCGGGGCTTCCCGCCTTCGGTCTTTTCGGAGCTGCCCAAGCTCATGGAGCGCGCGGGCAATTCCGACAAGGGCTCCATCACCGCCCTGTATACCGTGCTGGTGGAAGGAGATGACATGACCGAACCCATCGCCGACGAGACCCGGTCCATCCTTGACGGGCATATCGTGCTTTCGCGCAAGCTGGCCGCTGCCAACCATTATCCCGCCATCGACGTCCAGGCCAGCGTCAGCCGCGTCATGAACGCCGTGGTGGACAAGGAGCACAAGGCCGCGGCCCAGGCCCTGCGCAAGATACTGGCCAAATACGCGGAAGTGGAGCTGCTGGTGCAGATCGGCGAATACAAGAAAGGGGCCGATGCCGAGGCGGATTTTGCCCTGGGGCATATCCAGGCGGTCAATGATTTTTTGCGCCAGGGGCTGGAGGAAAAAAGCTCGTTCGAGGAGACCCTGGCGGCTCTGAAAAAAGTCGTGCTGTAA
- the sctO gene encoding type III secretion system stalk subunit SctO, with product MAQRRYPLQALLSVRHYREDAARNALRLEERRLVQAREEAERRRIELERYRTWRQEEEERRYAAIMGATLSLEEVADFRAALGALATGEQERLQAVGQAEEQVRQQEQAVTGAQRAVALARREAAKIEKHRDIWQENAKREQEHLEDLELEEFATPSRASDDA from the coding sequence ATGGCGCAACGACGCTATCCTTTGCAGGCCCTGCTGTCCGTCCGCCACTATCGGGAAGACGCCGCCCGCAATGCCTTGCGGCTGGAGGAACGGCGGCTGGTACAGGCCCGTGAGGAAGCGGAGCGGCGGCGGATCGAGCTGGAACGTTACCGTACCTGGCGGCAGGAAGAAGAGGAGCGGCGTTACGCCGCCATCATGGGAGCGACCCTTTCGCTGGAAGAGGTCGCGGATTTCCGGGCCGCCCTGGGGGCACTGGCCACCGGGGAACAGGAACGCCTCCAGGCCGTAGGGCAGGCCGAGGAGCAGGTGCGGCAGCAGGAGCAGGCCGTGACCGGTGCGCAAAGGGCCGTGGCCCTGGCCCGCCGGGAAGCGGCCAAGATCGAGAAACATCGTGATATCTGGCAGGAGAACGCCAAACGGGAGCAGGAGCATCTGGAAGATCTGGAGCTGGAGGAGTTCGCCACCCCTTCCCGCGCCAGTGACGATGCCTGA
- a CDS encoding FliM/FliN family flagellar motor switch protein, giving the protein MSQEIPSRPFRPPVLPPLQARLVNALVCRVLPLTVPLDAGAEQPVPCMLSFNAAAATAEQDAPFAPAAVLYLSSGEDLWRLEWSSLEALALRPDLAAWRSSLPAGEQTFARLPGELCLAVLERLLAPALQQLEPFLGCELCCAGTPQAGADWGGPLPLRLDLPGGEAVFLRLSWARENAARYVLERLEQLPMRTEAGARFTGTLACPLEAGRILLPADEAATLVPGDVLLPESWVPEMPRLRLPQGRALACRLGDGILSVLGPDMGDPGREPAEKGSEDGMSEEHLAPTGAVRDDGPAAEAAAVDPASVGALELPVVFEIGRLHLRLDELAALVPGHTLALGGETPSPVVDIRVAGQLLAQGRLVDVGGMPGVQITRMHAAGQDSAAPQGAGDGTGRD; this is encoded by the coding sequence ATGTCCCAGGAGATCCCTTCCCGGCCTTTCCGCCCGCCGGTGCTGCCGCCGTTGCAGGCACGGCTGGTCAATGCCCTCGTCTGCCGGGTCCTGCCGCTGACCGTACCGCTGGATGCCGGTGCGGAGCAGCCTGTTCCCTGCATGCTGTCGTTCAATGCCGCGGCGGCCACCGCGGAACAGGATGCCCCCTTTGCTCCGGCGGCCGTGCTGTACCTGAGCAGCGGCGAGGACCTGTGGCGCTTGGAATGGTCATCCCTGGAGGCACTGGCCCTGAGGCCGGATCTGGCCGCCTGGCGCAGTTCCCTGCCTGCAGGGGAGCAGACGTTCGCCCGTCTGCCCGGCGAATTGTGCCTGGCCGTTCTGGAGCGCCTGCTGGCGCCCGCGCTGCAACAGCTGGAACCCTTCCTGGGCTGTGAGCTGTGCTGTGCCGGTACCCCGCAGGCCGGAGCGGACTGGGGCGGGCCGCTGCCCCTGCGCCTGGATCTGCCCGGCGGTGAGGCTGTTTTCCTGCGTCTGTCCTGGGCCAGGGAGAATGCCGCACGTTATGTGCTGGAACGTCTGGAGCAGCTCCCCATGCGTACGGAGGCCGGGGCCCGCTTCACGGGGACGCTGGCCTGCCCCCTGGAAGCGGGGCGCATACTCCTGCCGGCAGACGAGGCCGCGACGCTCGTACCGGGGGATGTTCTCCTGCCGGAGAGCTGGGTACCGGAGATGCCGCGCCTGCGCCTGCCGCAGGGCAGGGCGCTGGCCTGCCGGCTGGGGGACGGGATTTTGTCCGTACTGGGGCCGGATATGGGCGACCCCGGGCGGGAGCCTGCAGAGAAAGGAAGCGAGGACGGCATGAGTGAAGAACATCTGGCCCCCACCGGGGCCGTCCGGGATGACGGGCCCGCCGCAGAAGCCGCCGCGGTGGACCCCGCGTCCGTCGGGGCGCTGGAATTGCCTGTGGTCTTTGAGATCGGCAGGCTGCATCTCCGCCTGGACGAACTGGCGGCACTGGTCCCCGGGCATACGCTGGCCCTGGGCGGCGAGACGCCGTCGCCCGTCGTGGACATCCGTGTGGCGGGGCAGCTTCTGGCACAGGGGCGTCTGGTGGATGTGGGCGGCATGCCGGGCGTGCAGATCACCCGCATGCATGCTGCCGGACAGGACAGCGCTGCGCCGCAGGGGGCCGGGGATGGAACTGGCCGGGATTAA